One Rhodobacteraceae bacterium M385 genomic region harbors:
- a CDS encoding Gfo/Idh/MocA family oxidoreductase, which translates to MRQVEVAVIGTGWCGGMRAESLAKSALVDKLHICEIKPERLAEVRALTNPATATDDYQDIVRNPAIAVVYISTTPEPTHYPIARDCLKAGKHVLLEKPIAMELAEADDLINIAAEQGVKFTIGYSQRFNPKIAWAKKNIAEGKLGKIVNVMVSRHLSRSLGSRIAGRVKLSPAAMESTHDLDFVYWLLDAKPTKVYSQGAYGYMEKLNGSFDCMWNTVNMDNGTLVVIGGGWNLPPAYPNYCGTWIEITGTEGALILDDTSRDNWYSTVEGHTQFPLSTMPGEHVDHMYAGQMGPETLHFLESVLLDRDPLVSPAHARMVMESYLAADISAATGDPVELPLSNHALATLADMLAAQNEGSS; encoded by the coding sequence ATGAGACAGGTAGAAGTGGCGGTAATCGGAACGGGCTGGTGTGGCGGAATGCGCGCCGAATCCTTGGCGAAATCCGCTTTGGTAGACAAGCTGCACATCTGTGAGATCAAGCCCGAGCGTTTGGCCGAAGTACGCGCGTTAACCAACCCTGCGACGGCCACCGATGACTACCAAGACATCGTGCGCAACCCCGCGATTGCGGTGGTCTATATCTCCACCACGCCCGAACCCACGCATTACCCCATCGCCCGCGATTGCCTGAAGGCGGGCAAGCATGTTCTGCTGGAAAAGCCCATCGCGATGGAGCTGGCCGAGGCGGACGACCTGATTAACATCGCCGCCGAGCAAGGGGTGAAGTTCACCATCGGTTATTCGCAGCGCTTTAATCCCAAGATCGCTTGGGCCAAGAAGAATATCGCGGAAGGCAAGCTTGGCAAAATCGTCAACGTCATGGTCAGCCGACATCTGTCGCGCAGCTTGGGCTCTCGGATTGCGGGGCGGGTGAAACTGTCACCCGCGGCGATGGAATCCACCCACGATCTGGACTTCGTCTACTGGCTGCTCGATGCGAAACCCACCAAGGTCTACAGCCAAGGCGCCTACGGCTATATGGAAAAGCTCAACGGGTCCTTTGATTGCATGTGGAACACCGTGAACATGGATAACGGCACGCTGGTGGTGATCGGCGGCGGCTGGAATCTGCCCCCCGCCTACCCCAATTACTGCGGCACATGGATCGAGATTACGGGCACCGAAGGCGCGCTAATCCTCGACGATACGTCGCGCGATAACTGGTATTCGACCGTGGAAGGCCACACGCAATTCCCCTTGTCCACAATGCCGGGCGAACACGTAGACCACATGTATGCGGGGCAAATGGGCCCGGAAACGCTGCATTTTCTGGAGTCGGTTCTGCTCGATCGTGACCCCTTGGTCTCGCCCGCCCACGCGCGGATGGTGATGGAAAGCTATCTGGCCGCCGATATCTCGGCCGCGACGGGTGACCCTGTGGAATTGCCCCTGTCTAACCACGCGCTGGCGACCCTCGCCGATATGCTCGCAGCGCAGAATGAGGGCTCCTCATGA